GCAGGCGGCCCTGGCCTCCCCTGCCCGGCTCTACCCCTTTACCCCCGGGAACTCCCCCAGGGAAACCAACCTGAGGGCGGCCCTCGAGGCGACCCGGGCCTACCTGGAACTCCTGGGCCGCCCCTTGAACACCGATCTTCTTCAAGAAAGCTTAAAAACCCTCCCCTCCCCTCCCCATCGCTTCCAGATCTTTGCCAGGAAGGGGGAGGTGGTTTTCATCGATGATTCCATCGCCACCCGCACTCCCTCGGTGGCCGCTGCCCTGGAAGCTGCCCCGGCCCCCATCGCCTGGATCCTGGGTGGGGAGGACAAGGGAGCCGACCTCGAGCCCCTACGCCCCCTCCTTTCCCGGGTACGGGTGGTTTTGGCCATCGGCCGGGATGGCCCCAAGATGGCCGAGGCCTTAGGGGGTGGGGTGGAGGTGGTGGTCCTCCCCCAGGCCGATGGGCGGGCCGCCCTACGGCAAGCGGTGGCCGAGGCCTTAAAGCGCCTGGAACGGGGAAGCGTCCTCCTGGCTCCCCTGGCCGCCAGCTTCGATCAGTTCAGGGACTACCAGGACCGCGCCCAGGCCTTCCGGGAAGCGGTCTACGCCCTAGGAGGTGAGCCATGGACCCCGTCCTCCTCTTAAGCGCCCTTCTCCTCATGGCCTTCGGCCTCCTGGGCGTGGGGGTGGCCGAGCCAAACCTCCTCCCAAACCATCTCCTTCGCATCAGCGTGGCGCTTGGGGCCATGATCCTGGGCCTTCTCCTGCCTCCCGAAAGGCTCCTTCGCCATGCCCGCTTCCTGCTTGTCGCCACCATGGTTCTCCTCGTGGCGGTCCTCATCGTGGGAAGCGGCCCAGGAGGAGTACGGCGGTGGTTTTACCTGGGGCCCTTAGCCTTCCAGCCCTCGGAACTCGCCAAGGTGGTGCTGGTCTACTACCTGGCCTCCTTCGTGGGGCGAAAGGGAAACGACTACCCCATTGTGGGCGCCGCGGGCTTGGTGGGCCTCGCCGCAGGGTTGGTGCTGGTGGAACCCGACTTCGCCACTGCCCTCTTCCTGGTAACCCTGGCTGGCCTCCTCTTTATCCTTGCGGGGGTACCCTGGCGGAGGCTCATCATGGTGAGCCTGGCGGGGGCCATGGCCCTAGCCCCCTTCTCCGGCCTCTACTTCGCCCGCTTCCGCTATGTGTCCGAGCGTTTCACAAGCTTCTTGGATTATCTCCAGGGCGAAGCCAACCCTTCCCAGACCGCCTACCAGGTTCTCCAAGCCCAAAAGGCCTTGATCCTGGCCGGTCCCCTTGGCCAGGGTCCTTCGGGCAACCTGCCGCACCTGCCCGAGGCCCACAACGACATGGTCTTTGCCAGCGTGGTCTTCGCCACCGGCTGGCTGGGAGGGTTCATGGTGCTCTTGCTCTACTTCCTTCTCTTCGCCCGGGGACTCTCCCTGGCCCTCAGGCTTCCTGGACCCTTGGGGTTGGTGGCCATGGGCCTTACCCTTTACCTCACCCTGCAGGCCGCCTTGAACATCGGGGTGACCGTGGGATTCCTGCCGGTCACGGGGGTACCTCTCCCCCTGGTTTCCTATGGGGGAAGCTCCCTTTTGGTTTCCGGCTTCGCCGTGGGGGCCCTGATGCGCCTGGCCCGGGAAGCGCCCAGGAAGGGGGTGGGGCCATGGTCCTCCTGACCGGGGGCGGAACCGGGGGGCACCTTTTCCCCGCCTTGGCGGTGGCGGAGGAACTTAGGAAGCGGGGCCTCGAGGTCTTCTACCTGGGAAGCCAAGGGGGCCTCGAGGCCCGCCTCCTCCCCGAGACCTCTATCCCCCACGCCTTGATCCCCGCAGGCAAGCTGGACCGGAGTGCCTTCAAACCAAAGGAAGCCCAGAAACTCCTCCTAGGCCTTGGGGCCGCCTGGCGGCTTCTCGCCGAGAGAAGGCCCAGGGCCATCCTCTCCACCGGAGGGTATGCCGGGTTTCCCGGGGCCATGGTGGGGGAACTTAAGGGGATTCCCGTCCTCCTCCACGAGCAAAACGCCAAGCTGGGTCTGGCCATAAGGCTCCTCGCCCCCATGGCCCGGGGTCTTGCCCTCTCCGTGCCGGTAACCCTTTCCCCTGGGCTTGCCCGCAAGGCCCGGGTCACCGGTTACCCCGTGCGGGAGGTACGCTACCCCAAGGCCGAGGCCAAGGCCAGGCTGGGCTTTCCCCCGGACAAGCCCTTGCTCCTCATTCTCGGGGGAAGCCAGGGCAGCCTGGAACTCAACGAGAAGCTCCCTCCCCTGCTGAAACCCCTAAACCTCCCTGTCCTTCACCAGCTGGGGGAGCGCTGGCTGGAGCGCTACCGGCATCTGGAGGAAGAGGACTACCGGGTTGCGGGGTTCGTGGACACCCCCTTGGCCATGAGCGCCGCGGATCTCCTCCTCGCCCGGGCCGGGGCGGGCACCCTGGCGGAAGCCGCCTACCACCGCCTGCCCGCCTTGCTGTTTCCCCTTTCCCCCAGCCTGGACGGAGGTGCCCAGGCGGCCAACGCCCAAGTCTACCGGCAGGCAGGCGGGGCGGAGCTTGGGGATCTGGCGAGGCTTGCCAAGCAGGTGGAAGGGATCCTGTCCCACCCCGAGCCCTACCGGGAGGGTATGGCCCGCCTTTCCCCTGAGGGCGCCGCGGGCAGACTTGCAGATTGGCTGGAGGAATTCCTATGACACGGGTACACATCATGGGCCTCGAGGGAGTGGGCATGAGCGCCTTGGCCCGCCTCCTACTGGGAGAAGGAATAGAAGTAACCGGGTGCGACCTAGCCCCTGGCCGGCGGGCGGAAAGCCTAGGGGTCCCGGTCCATAGGGGCCACGATCCTGCCCATCTCCGGAAGGAGGACACCCTGGTGGTTCCCACCCCCATCTCCCTGGACCACCCCGAGGTGGAGGAAGCCAGGCGCAAGGGAATGCGGGTGCTGAGGAGGATGGAGCTTCTTGCCCATCTGCTAAGGCAAAGACCCTCCTTGGGGGTCACCGGTACCCACGGCAAGACCACCACCACGGGGATGCTGGCCAGCATCCTCCTGGCCGCGGGCCTGGATCCCTGGGTGCTCCTCGGGGGCGAGCTCTCCCTCCTACCTGGAAACGCCCGCTTCGGCCTCGGCCCCCGCCTGGCGGAGGTGGACGAGTCCGATCCCCTCTTCCAGGAGGTGGAGGTGGCGGTGGCAGTGGCCACCAACCTCGAGGCGGACCACATCGCCCCCGCCGGGCAAAGGGCCCCCAACTACCATGCGAGCCTGGAGGAGTTGGAAAAAGCCATGCGGGGCTTTTTGAGCAGGGCCAAGACGGTGGTGGTGCCCACCTTCGACCCCAGGCTTCTAAGGCTTTCCCAGGGACTCCCCAGGAAACTTTTCGGAGAGGGAGGGGACCTTTGGGCCGAGGAAACCGAGCTTGGACCCACGGGAAGCCGTTTCCAACTCGTGTACCAAGGCCGGACCCTGGGGGAGGCTAGGCTCCAAGTCCCGGGCGCTCACAACGTGCAAAACGCCCTGGCTGCCGCCTTAGCCGCCCTAAGCTTCGGGGTGGAACCCAGGGCCATCCTCGAGGGCCTGGCCCTTTTCCCGGGGGTGGGGCGCCGGTTCCAAAAAATTGGGGAGGTACGGGGTGCATGGGTGGTGGACGATTACGCCCACCACCCCACGGAGGTGAAGGCCACCTTGGCCACCGCCAAGCTCCTGGGCCGCCGGATACGGGTGCTCTTCCAACCCCACCGCCTCCTCCGTACCCAGGAGCTTTGGGAAGGCTTTGCCGAGGCCCTATCCTCCGCGCACGAGGTGGTGGTTCTTCCCGTGTACACCGCGGGGGAAAAGGCGGGTATCTCCCCCGAAGCCCTTTCCCGAAGGATCGCCGAACGGCTTCTGGCCCTGGGGAAATCCGCCCGTTTTCTGGACAAGGAGGAGGCCCTGGCCTACGCCAGGGCCACCGCCGCTCCCCAGGACCTCTGGCTCACCTTGGGAGCAGGGGACGTGACGGAACTCGCCTGGAGGCTCGTCCATGAGGGTTGAACGGGTGCTTCTCAAGGACTACACCACCTTAGGGGTGGGAGGCCCGGCGGAGCTTTGGACCGTGGAAACCAAGGAGGACCTCCTAAAGGCCACGGAGGCTCCTTACCGGGTCCTGGGGAATGGCTCCAACCTTCTGGTAATGGACGAGGGAGTGCCCGAAAGGGTGATCCGCCTTGCAGGGGAGTTCGCCACCTATGACCTAAGGGGCTGGGTGGGAGCGGGAGTCCTCCTTCCCCTCCTGGTACAGGAGGCAGCCCGCCAAGGGCTTTCCGGCCTCGAGGGCCTCCTCGGCATCCCCGCCCAGGTGGGAGGTGCGGTCAAGATGAATGCGGGCACCCGGTTTGGGGAGATGGCGGATGCCCTCGAGGCAGTGGAGATCTTCCACGAGGGCCGTTTTCACATCTACCTCCCCCAGGAACTGGGCTTCGGCTACCGCCAAAGCCGCCTCCCCCCCGGGGGCATCGTGACCCGGGTCCGCCTGAAGCTGAAAGAGCGCCCCTTGGAGGAAATCCGGCGGCGCATGGCCGAGGTGGACGCCGCCAGGAAGGGCCAGCCCAAGCGGAAAAGCGCCGGCTGCGCTTTCAAAAACCCCCCAGGCCACTCCGCAGGAAGGCTTATAGACGAACGGGGCCTCAAGGGCCTCAGGGTGGGCGACGCCATGGTATCCCTTGAACATGGAAACTTTATCGTTAATCTGGGACAAGCCACAGCTAGGGACGTGTTGGAACTCCTAAAGCGGATCCAGGAAGAACTGCCCCTGGAGCTGGAGTGGGAGGTGTGGCCTTGAGGTTTAGTCGCTTTTTCACAGGGAGAGATTAAGATGTGGGCGATGAGGCTTCTGCTGGCCTTGCTTCTCGCCGCCACCTTATATGTGGCCAGCCTGGTGCTCTTCCCCGTGGAACACATCGTGGTGATAGGCAACAAGCATTTAAAAACGGAGGACATCCTTGCCCGCACGCAGCTCCATGTTGGCGAACCCTGGCTTTGGATCCGCTCCGACCGCCTCCAAGGCCTTCGGCGGGATCCCTGGGTGGCAGAAGCCCGGCTGGAGAAGCCTCGGATAGGAGAGGTTCGCCTGATCCTCAGGGAGCGGGAACCCTTCCTTCCCCTGACGGACGGCAACGCCTTGGCTACCGATGGGACCGTGCTTCCAGGAGGGGCCCGCATGGCCAAGGGCCCTCAGGTGGAGGGCCAAGGTCCCCTGCCGGTCCAAGACCTCCTCGCCTTAGCCCGCGCCTATCCCGAGGCCACCCGGCTGCGCTACACGCCCGCCGGGTTTTGGGTGGAAACACCCCAGGGCGTGGCCTTTGCTCCGGAAGCTCGGCTTCTAGTAAAGTATGCCCAGGCGGGCGCACCAAAGGGCAGGGTTTACCTGTATTCTTGGGGGGTGAGTGTAAGCCCATGATTATCGCTGGATTGGACGTCGGCACCAGCAAGGTCACCACCGTGATCGGGGAACTGGCCCCCGATGGCGTGCTGGACATCATCGGCGAGGGCAGCGTGCCCTCCCAGGGCTTGAAGCGGGGCGTGGTGGTCAACTTGGAGCGCACCACGGAAGCCATCCGCCAAAGCGTCCACCAGGCGGAGAGGGTAGCTGGGGTCAAAGTGGAGCAGGTCATCCTGGGGGTAGGAGGACCCCATCTCAAAAGCGTGACCAGCCATGGCCTGGCCGCCATCCGCCGGGGCCAGAGCATCAGCGCCGCCGACGTGGAGCGGGCCATAGAGCAGGCCAAGGCCTACCCCTTTGATGCCGACCTGGAGCTTCTGCACGCCCTGCCTCTGGAGTTCAAGGTGGACGGCCAAGAAGGCATCCGCGATCCCGTGGGCATGGCGGGAGTACGCCTCGAGGTGGACGTGCACTTGGTGGCAGCCGGCCGGGGACCCTTGGCCAACCTGCGCCGAGCCGTGGGGGAAGCAGGTTTGGCGATTGAGGCCCTGGTGGCCCAACCCCTGGCCAGCGGCCTCGGCGTGCTGTCCCCCGAGGAGGAACACATGACTGTACTCCTCCTGGACGTGGGTGGAGGCACCACCGAGGTGGCGGTCTTCCGGGAAGGCCGTCTGGCCCACTCCTCCGTTCTGCCCTTGGGTGGGGACCACGTAACCCAAGACATCGCCCAGCTCCTCAAGATCCCCTTTGAGGAGGCGGAAAGGGTGAAGCGCAAGTACGGGGCGGCCTTGCCGGAACTGGCGGATCCCGAGCTGGTTCTGGAGATCAACCAGGAAGGAGGGTCCTTGGGCGAGGTGCCCGCCCCCGAGCTCGCCCGCATCATCCGCCCCCGCCTGCGGGAGATCCTGCACCTGGCCCGTCAGTCGGTGGACGAGGCCTTAGGGCCCTTGGAAATCAAGGTCAATCGGGTCATCCTCACCGGGGGAAGTGCCCTTCTTAAGGGTTTCGACCTCCTGGCAAGGCAGCAGTACAGCCTCCCCGTGCGGGTGGGCAAGCCCCATGGGGTCTCCGGCCTCACCGACGTGGTGGCTACCCCCGCCCATGCCACCGCCGTGGGTTTGGTCCGGTACGCCACCACCTTGCCCCTCACCGCACCCGAGGCCCGGAGGGCCAGGGAAAGGAGGGAAAGGCGTGAGGAACAAGCTAAGGGTGAGGGCCTTTGGGCACGGATCAAGGAGATTCTGAACAACTTGTTCTAGTTCTGGATTTATTGGGGGGAGGAGGCAGAGATGGAGGGAGCAGTCATCAAGGTCATCGGTCTCGGGGGAGCAGGGAACAACGCGGTGAACCGCATGATTGAGGCGGGCCTCGTGGGGGTGGAGTTCATCGCCGCCAACACCGACGCCCAGGTGCTGGCCAAGAGCCTGGCCGACCAGCGCATCCAGCTTGGGGAGAAGCTCACCCGGGGCCTTGGGGCCGGGGCCAACCCCGAGATCGGGGAGAAGGCGGCCCTCGAGGCCGAGGACTTGATCGCCGAAGCCTTGGACGGGGCCGACCTGGTCTTTATCACCGCCGGCATGGGGGGCGGCACCGGAACGGGAAGCGCCCCGGTGGTGGCGGATATCGCCAAGCGGCTTGGAGCCCTCACCGTGGCCGTGGTGACCCGCCCCTTCAGCTTCGAAGGCCCGAAACGCCTCAAGGCGGCGGAAGAGGGTATCAAGCGCCTTAAGGAGCGGGTGGACGCCATGGTGGTGGTGCAAAACGACCGCCTCCTCTCTGCCGTGGACAAGAAGGTAAGCCTCAAGGATGCCTTCCTCATCGCTGACCGGGTCCTCTACCACGGGGTCAAGGGCATCACCGACGTCATCAATCTCCCAGGCCTCATCAACGTGGACTTCGCCGACGTGAAAACCCTTTTGGAGGGAGCAGGCCAGGTGCTCATGGGCATCGGGGCGGGACGGGGGGAAAACCGGGTAGAGGAAGCCGCCAAGACCGCTACCCACAGCCCCCTCCTGGAACGCTCCATCGAGGGAGCCAAGCGGCTTCTCCTCAACGTGGTGGGCTCCGAGGACCTCTCCCTTATGGAGGCAGCGGAGGTGGTGGAGCGGGTGCGGGAGGCCACGGGCAACGAGGATGTGGACATTCTCTACGGGGTCACCTATGACGATCGGGCCCAGGACGAGCTCAGGGTGATCCTCATCGCCGCAGGTTTCGGGGAAAGCACCGTGGTGCCCAAGCCGCTTAGGCCCGTGGACTTCCCCACCCACCCCGATCCCTACAACTTCGACATCCCCGCCTTTATCCGCTACGGGGATGCGGACTACCCCCCCAGAAAGGGCAACTAGGAACCTCGAGGCATGGTGGTTTTGGGCATAGACCCCGGCATCACCCACCTGGGCCTGGGGGTGGTGGAGGTGGAGCCCAAGGGCACCCTAAAAGCCCGCCTCCTCCACGGGGAGGTGGTGAGGACCTCCCACAAGGAACCCGCCCAGGAACGGGTGGGGCGCATCCACGCCCGGGTAAAGGAGGCCCTTGCCCGCTTCCACCCCGAGGCCCTGGCGGTGGAGGAGCAGTTCTTCTACCGGCAGAACGAGCTGGCCTACAAGGTGGGCTGGGCCCTGGGGGCGGTGCTGGTGGCGGCCTTTGAGGCCGGGGTTCCCGTTCACGCCTACGGTCCCATGCAGGTAAAACAGGCCCTAGCTGGGCACGGGCACGCCGGTAAGGAAGAGGTGGCCTTGATGGTCCGGGGCATCCTGGGTTTGAAGGAGGCTCCCAAGCCCAGCCACCTGGCCGATGCCCTGGCTATTGCTTTGACCCACGCCTTTTACGCCCGCCTAGGAGCGGGGAAGCCCTTATAAGACCTCTCCCAAGGGCAAAGGCCCACGCCCTCCAGCTGGAGGGCCGGGTTGGGCAAAGCATACCCCACGCATCCCAGGGGCCGTCACCGGATGCCAAGCCCTTGCCCGCGGGGCTAGCATCTTCCTTCCCCCAACAGGGACGGTACGTTCCCCTTTGCATGGCCGAAATCCACCCCACCTGGTGGACTTGGGGACGTTCCCCACGGGACATCCCTCCCCTGATACCCGTGATACAGTCGGCATAGTAGGAGGTGAACGGTGATACCCGCCTTCAGAAGCGCCCAAACCCAAACCCAGTGGGCCCTGGAGTTCATCCGCCTGGTCATGCTTCTTCTGTGCTTGGTGGGATGGGTGATGTATCCGGTGGAGCTTCTCCTCCTGGACCACTGGACGGAAAGCTGGCAGAGTAGGATTCCCTTCTTTGTGGCCATCCCTGGATTCATTTTCACCCTGTGGGTGCTCTTTGACCGGAAAACCCCCTGGGTGAGGTGGGCCTTCATCCTCACCATGTGGGCTTCGGTGTTCACCGGTCTAATTGGGGCCTACTTTCACTTGCTCTGGAACTTTGAGGGGGAGGTGGCTTGGGAGTTTGAGGCTGCCATGGAGGCCATGGCCGGAAGCCGCCCCGTCCTGGCGGCCCTGGCCTTTACCCACATAGGGGTAACGGGGCTTCTGGCCATCTACCGGGCCAGGTAGGAGGTGAGGTATGATCGAAGCCCTCATCAAAGCCCAAACCGAGGAGGAAAGGCTTTTGGAGTTCTTGCGGTCCACCTTTCTCCTCATCGCCCTGGTGGGCTTTGCCTTCTACAGCATGGAGCACTGGATCTTGGACCACTGGACGGAAAGCTGGCAAAGCCGCATTCCCTTCTTCGTGTCCCTGGTGGGGTTTCCCCTGACCCTTCTCATGTTCTTCCACCGGGGCAAATGGGTTCGCTACCCCTTCCTACTCTGGATGCTGGTAACCGTGGCCACAGGCCTCCTGGGGGCCTACTATCACCTCCTTTGGAATGCCCAGGATGCCGAGGTAAGCCTTTGGAACCTCAAGGGGTTCCTGGAGGCATTTGAAGGAAGCCGCCCTGTGCTGGCAGCCCTGGCGCACACGCATGTGGGGGCGGTGGCCTTTGTGGTGGGCATAACCATAAGGGACTAACGGGAGGTAAGAGGTATGAGAAAGGGCATCGTCTGGCTTCTGGTTCTGGTCCTGAGTGGGGCGCTGGCCCAGGCACCCAAGGTGGATGGGAAGATCGCCAGCGGGGAGTACGCCAAAACCTACAAGCACGAGAAAAGCGGCATCACCCTGCACTGGAGCATCGTGGGGGACACCCTGTATTTGGCCCTCGAGGGCAAGAGCAAGGGCTGGATCGGCATTGGCTTCCTGCCAGAGAAGACCGACAAGAAGAAGGGGGCGGACCAGTACCTCTTCTACATGGAGGGGGGCAAGCTGGTGGCCCTGGACATGTACCAGACCAAGCGCACGGGAGCCCCGGTAACCGATGAGAAGGAGGGGGGTAAAAACTCCATCCTGGCCGCTGCGGCCACCTACGAGAACGATACCTGGGTGGTGGAGTTCAGCCGCAAGCTGAAAACCGGGGAAGCCACCGACGTGGAGATCACCCCGGGGAAAAAGCTCATCGTCCTCCTGGCCCACGCGGAAAAGATGGACCCCAAGGAGGAGCATAAGAAGACCGAGCGCTGGTACCTGGAGGACTTCACCTTCTAGGAGGCAGCTTTCTGGGACCCTGGGTTTGCCCAGGGTCCCTTTTGTTGCACCCCGGCTTATACCCTTGACTTTTATAGGCTCATGGGTACCATAAGGGGCATGGAGCGGACAGCGCGCCCCCAACCCCTGCCCCTCCTCCTCTTCGCCCTCCTGGCCTCGGGGCTTTCCTATGCCGTCCATCTGGCTTCGGGAACCCGGCTCGTTTTGGCCTTCTGGGTGGCGGTCCTCCTGGGCTTAGCCCTCTTCCACGCCAAGTTCGGCTTCGCCTCCGGCTTCCGCCGCTTCCTCCTCACCGGGGAAAGCCGCCTTCTCAGGGCCCACTTCCTCCTCTTTGCCCTCACCGCCCTCCTCTTCTTCCCCTTCCTGGTCCAGGGGGAGGCCTTCGGCCAGGCGGTCCAGGGCTTCGTGGTGCCCCTGGGGGTGGCCCTGGCGGTGGGGGCCTTCCTCTTCGGGGTCGGCATGCAACTGGGGGACGGGTGCGCCTCCGGTACCCTCTACCACACGGGAAGCGGGGACACCCGGGGGATTTTGGTTCTCTTGGGCTTCATGGTGGGCTCTTTGCTGGGGGTCTACCACCTCCCTTACTGGCAAGCCCTTCCCGCCTGGAGCCCAGGTAGTGCCCTCACTTGGTTTCCCTCCCCCTACATGGGCCTTCTCCTCTGGATAGGCCTTTTGGCCTTCCTCTACCTTCTGGTTTCCCGGGTGGAAAAAAGGCGCACGGGCCAGGTGGTACCTCTCTGGCAACGGGAAGCCACCCACCCCCTCTTCGGCCCTTGGAGCCTGGTGGGAGGTGCCGCAGTCCTAGCCCTAGGAAGCCTCCTTATCCTCCTATTATTGGGCCGCCCCTGGGGGGTAACGGCGGCCTTCGCCCTTTGGGGAGGCAAGCTGGCCCAACTTCTGGGGATCCCGGTGATGGATTGGGCCCTCTTCAACAACCCGGCCTTCGCCGAAAAACTAGAGCAGAGCATCCTTAAAGACCCCACCAGCGTGACCAATTTCGGGGTCTTCCTGGGAGCTTTCCTGGGAGCCACCCTGGGTGGGGCCTTTAGGCTTCAGGACCTGCGCCGCATCCCCTGGACCACCCACCTAGGGGTCTTCCTGGGAGGGGTGCTCATGGGCTACGGAGCCCGGCTGGCAGGGGGTTGCAACATCGGGGCCTACCTGGGGGGCACTGCCTCCTTCAGCCTCCACGGTCCCCTCTGGGGGGTCTTCGCCCTCCTGGGCACCGCCCTGGGGGTGCGGCTTAGGCCCGCCTGCCGCCTGGAAAACGAAGGCAAGACGGGAAAGAGCCTGCCTAGCACTTGAGGTAGGTGGGAAGGACCTCCTCCAGGGCCTTGGGCGCCGGGAAGAGGTCCTTTAGGGCTTCGGGAAAGGGAGCGGTGTTCCCCTCCTTCAGCATGAGGTACTGGTCCCGGGTGATGGGGGCGAAGGGAAGACGGGATAGGAGGGGTACGGCCAGGTCCATCAGCCAAAGGGGTATGGGGACAAAGGGTTTCCTCCGGCCCACAACCCTCATGCAAAGCTCTAAAAGCTCCCGGAAGGTGTACTCCTTGGGCCCCACCAGGTCAAAGGTGCCCCGAAGACCCCGCTCCAGGGCGCCGGCAAAGGCCTCGGCCACGTCCCCCACATAGACCGGGCGGAAGGGAAAGCTCCCGTCCCCGATGAGGGGGACAAAGGGCAGGGGGGCGCAGACCAGCCCCTTGAGGACCTGGCCAAAGAACTCATCCCCCGGGCCGAAGATGAGGCTGGGGCGGAAGATGGTCCAGGCCAGGCCGCTTTCCCGCACCAGGGCCTCCCCCTCCGCCTTGGTCTCGTGGTAGCGGCTTCCCGTGCCCTTCCCCACCCCCAGGGCGGACATGTGGAGGAGGCGCTCCACCCCGGCTCGGCGCATGCCCTGGAGGAGGTTTTTCACCCCCTCCACGTGCACCGCCCGGAAGGTCTGGCCCCGTTCGCGGATGATGCCCGCCAGGTAGATGGCGGCCTCCACCCCAGCAAGGTCCGGCACCTCCCGGGTGATGTCCCCCTCCACGAAAACGGCCCCCGCGGGCAGGTCCCGGGGGGTGCGGGCCAGAACCAGGGGGGTGTGCCCCCCCTGGAGGAGGCGGCGCACCAGGGCCTGGCCCACGAAGCCCGTGCCCCCTACCACGAAGACCCGCATCAGGCGGCTTCCAAGACGCCCTGGGCCTCCCGCTCCAGGGCCGAGAGGTCCAGGAGGTAGACCTTGCGGTAGGCGGTGGCGATGAGGCCCTCCTGGCGGAGGTCGGAGAGGATCTTGGAGACCGACTCCCGGGTGGAGGCGGTGGCGTCGGCAATCTCCTCGTGGGAGGCGGTCACGTAGAGGCCCTGGGCGTCCCGGAAGGAGGCGGGGGTATCCGCCAGGAAGAGGAGGTAGCGGGCGATGCGGGCCCGGAGCTCCCCGGTCTGCAGGTGGGTCTCGTAGGCCTGCACCCGGCGCATCTGCCGCGCCAGGTTGCGGGCCACCTGGTGGAGCTCCTCGTGGGACATGGCCTTGGGGTCATACCCCCGCACCACCCCGTCGGTGAGGGCCTCGGCGGCGTAGCGGTAGCGCTTGCCCTCCAGGGCCTCCTCCCCGAAGAAGTCCCCCGGGAGCACGTGGCGCAGGGTGAGGGTGCGCCCGTCGGGCAAAAGCTCCACAATGCGCACCAGGCCCTCCTCGAGGCGGTACAGGGTGTCCGCCCGATCCCCGGCCAGATAGACCACTTCCTTACGTGCAATCCGCTTCATGCTTCCCCCTTTTGCCCCATCTCCAGCAGCCTAGGCAGTTCCTCCAGGCTCTCTGCGTACACCGCTCCTAAGCGCTCCGCCTCCTCCCGGGAGGCCCCCGGTCCCCCCAGGACCACCAGGGGGGCCAGGTCCTTGAAGGCCCCTGTGGGCAGGGCCTGGAGGCACTCGGAAAGGAGGGCGGAGAGCACCACCCCCTTGGCCCCCACCTGGTGGACCATGGTCCGCAGGTCCTGAAGCGGGGTGTCGGGGCCCAGGTACATGGCGGCAAAGCCCCGGCGTCGGAGCACGTAGGCCGCCAGCATGGCCCCAAGTTCGTGCCGCTCCCCTGGGGGCGTGGTGACCAGGACCGCCTGGCTCCTGGGGTAGCCCGCCAGGTCCAGAAGCTCGTGGAGGCGGGCCCTGAGGAACTGGGTGGCCAGGTGCTCCTGGGCCACGCTCACCTCCCCCCGGTGCCAGGCCTCGCCGATCTCCCGCAGGACCCGGGCCACCAGGGTCTGGGTGGTCCCCTCCGGCCCCAAGAGGCGGACCCCCTGGCGGAAAAGGGCCTCCGCCTGGGAGAGGTCAGCCCGCAACAGGGCCTCCTTGAGGGCCTGGGCCAGCCCCTCGGGGCGGGCCTCCTGGGCCAGGTAGCGCCGGATGGCCGCCTGGGGAGTGGCCCCTTCCTCCAGCCAGCGCCGGATGAGCTTAAGGGCCTCCACCTCCTCCTCCCGGTAGAGGCGGTGGCCCCCCGGGGTGCGCTCCGGGCGCGGGAAGCCGTAGCGCCGCTCCCACTGCCGCAGCACCTCGGCGGAAAGGCCGGTCATGGCCTCCACCTCCGCGATGGTGTACACCCCAGGCCGGGTCATGCCTCCAGGGCAGCCGACTGAACAACTATTGTCAAGTTCTTGTACAACCTGGGGAAGTGTAGGCGGGACAAAAGTCCCCAAACCGTGTTAGGATGAACGTAGAAAGTATATGGAACCCGACTGGAAAGCCCTGGCAGGGATCATCCGCCGCTATTCCACCACCTTTTACCTGGGGAGCCTTCTCTTCCCCAAGGAGGAGCGCAAGGGGGCCTGGGCCGTCTACGCCGCCTGCCGCTTGGGGGACGAAGCGGTGGACGGTCCCGCCGGGGGCCCGGAGGCCCTTCGGGCCTGGT
The genomic region above belongs to Thermus antranikianii DSM 12462 and contains:
- a CDS encoding FtsQ-type POTRA domain-containing protein, whose amino-acid sequence is MWAMRLLLALLLAATLYVASLVLFPVEHIVVIGNKHLKTEDILARTQLHVGEPWLWIRSDRLQGLRRDPWVAEARLEKPRIGEVRLILREREPFLPLTDGNALATDGTVLPGGARMAKGPQVEGQGPLPVQDLLALARAYPEATRLRYTPAGFWVETPQGVAFAPEARLLVKYAQAGAPKGRVYLYSWGVSVSP
- a CDS encoding YeeE/YedE family protein, with the protein product MERTARPQPLPLLLFALLASGLSYAVHLASGTRLVLAFWVAVLLGLALFHAKFGFASGFRRFLLTGESRLLRAHFLLFALTALLFFPFLVQGEAFGQAVQGFVVPLGVALAVGAFLFGVGMQLGDGCASGTLYHTGSGDTRGILVLLGFMVGSLLGVYHLPYWQALPAWSPGSALTWFPSPYMGLLLWIGLLAFLYLLVSRVEKRRTGQVVPLWQREATHPLFGPWSLVGGAAVLALGSLLILLLLGRPWGVTAAFALWGGKLAQLLGIPVMDWALFNNPAFAEKLEQSILKDPTSVTNFGVFLGAFLGATLGGAFRLQDLRRIPWTTHLGVFLGGVLMGYGARLAGGCNIGAYLGGTASFSLHGPLWGVFALLGTALGVRLRPACRLENEGKTGKSLPST
- the ftsZ gene encoding cell division protein FtsZ, whose amino-acid sequence is MEGAVIKVIGLGGAGNNAVNRMIEAGLVGVEFIAANTDAQVLAKSLADQRIQLGEKLTRGLGAGANPEIGEKAALEAEDLIAEALDGADLVFITAGMGGGTGTGSAPVVADIAKRLGALTVAVVTRPFSFEGPKRLKAAEEGIKRLKERVDAMVVVQNDRLLSAVDKKVSLKDAFLIADRVLYHGVKGITDVINLPGLINVDFADVKTLLEGAGQVLMGIGAGRGENRVEEAAKTATHSPLLERSIEGAKRLLLNVVGSEDLSLMEAAEVVERVREATGNEDVDILYGVTYDDRAQDELRVILIAAGFGESTVVPKPLRPVDFPTHPDPYNFDIPAFIRYGDADYPPRKGN
- a CDS encoding DOMON domain-containing protein, whose translation is MRKGIVWLLVLVLSGALAQAPKVDGKIASGEYAKTYKHEKSGITLHWSIVGDTLYLALEGKSKGWIGIGFLPEKTDKKKGADQYLFYMEGGKLVALDMYQTKRTGAPVTDEKEGGKNSILAAAATYENDTWVVEFSRKLKTGEATDVEITPGKKLIVLLAHAEKMDPKEEHKKTERWYLEDFTF
- the ftsA gene encoding cell division protein FtsA, with translation MIIAGLDVGTSKVTTVIGELAPDGVLDIIGEGSVPSQGLKRGVVVNLERTTEAIRQSVHQAERVAGVKVEQVILGVGGPHLKSVTSHGLAAIRRGQSISAADVERAIEQAKAYPFDADLELLHALPLEFKVDGQEGIRDPVGMAGVRLEVDVHLVAAGRGPLANLRRAVGEAGLAIEALVAQPLASGLGVLSPEEEHMTVLLLDVGGGTTEVAVFREGRLAHSSVLPLGGDHVTQDIAQLLKIPFEEAERVKRKYGAALPELADPELVLEINQEGGSLGEVPAPELARIIRPRLREILHLARQSVDEALGPLEIKVNRVILTGGSALLKGFDLLARQQYSLPVRVGKPHGVSGLTDVVATPAHATAVGLVRYATTLPLTAPEARRARERRERREEQAKGEGLWARIKEILNNLF
- the ruvC gene encoding crossover junction endodeoxyribonuclease RuvC, which translates into the protein MVVLGIDPGITHLGLGVVEVEPKGTLKARLLHGEVVRTSHKEPAQERVGRIHARVKEALARFHPEALAVEEQFFYRQNELAYKVGWALGAVLVAAFEAGVPVHAYGPMQVKQALAGHGHAGKEEVALMVRGILGLKEAPKPSHLADALAIALTHAFYARLGAGKPL